The proteins below are encoded in one region of Apium graveolens cultivar Ventura chromosome 4, ASM990537v1, whole genome shotgun sequence:
- the LOC141718391 gene encoding uncharacterized protein LOC141718391 has protein sequence MTGRLAAWTIELSQFYIEYKPRTAINAQVLSDFVAECQFQAKTQSFDENHLRPWLLFSDGSSTADSAGAGIILISPGGFKIQQALKFEFSAINNVAEYEALIAGLKLAMNLEAEIIDIFGDSQLVSKQISGEFKAHNEKMAQYLAKAQEILNKFPSWKLSNIDREENQWADHLAKLASSSLPINPNPVYVDVLATPAIDELSINQIQNNSEWRKPFLEYIIDNKLPSEKREARSLMFKARNYYVIGSSLYWRALSEPLLRCLTLEEAHLAMVEVHTRICGEHLGGKNLALKIIRQGLYWPTIRKDCEEYVRKCQACQLHGNVDHRPTTKLNYVLVPCPFFQWGIDIVGPFPKSKNQCQYIVVEVDYATKWVKAKPLSKIREKEMIEFFMEYVVFRFGVPRILVSNNGIVCGGSI, from the coding sequence ATGACGGGTAGACTTGCCGCATGGACGATCGAGTTAAGTCAGTTCTATATCGAGTATAAGCCTCGAACTGCGATAAATGCCCAGGTTCTTTCAGACTTCGTTGCTGAGTGTCAGTTTCAGGCCAAAACCCAGAGTTTCGACGAAAATCATTTAAGACCATGGTTGCTATTTAGCGACGGGTCATCGACGGCTGACTCCGCAGGAGCAGGAATTATTTTAATAAGTCCGGGGGGATTCAAAATCCAGCAAGCCCTAAAGTTTGAATTTTCGGCAATAAACAATGTCGCCGAATACGAGGCACTCATCGCAGGCTTAAAACTGGCTATGAATCTTGAAGCTGAAATTATTGATATATTCGGAGATTCTCAGTTAGTCTCCAAGCAAATAAGCGGGGAATTCAAGGCACATAACGAGAAAATGGCTCAATACCTGGCAAAAGCACAAGAAATCCTCAATAAATTCCCCTCATGGAAACTTTCCAATATCGACAGAGAAGAGAACCAATGGGCCGATCATTTGGCCAAGTTAGCCTCCTCAAGTCTtccaatcaatcccaatccagTGTACGTCGATGTCCTAGCTACTCCCGCCATCGATGAGCTTTCTATCAACCAAATCCAGAATAACTCCGAATGGCGAAAACCGTTTCTCGAGTACATTATCGACAACAAACTCCCGAGCGAGAAACGCGAAGCTCGCTCACTTATGTTCAAGGCAAGAAATTACTATGTAATTGGTTCATCGCTGTACTGGCGCGCCCTATCTGAACCACTACTCCGATGTCTGACATTAGAAGAAGCCCACCTAGCGATGGTCGAGGTACACACAAGAATCTGTGGCGAACATCTCGGAGGAAAGAACTTGGCTCTCAAAATAATCAGGCAAGGTTTATATTGGCCCACAATTCGGAAAGACTGCGAGGAATATGTCAGAAAATGCCAAGCATGCCAGCTACATGGAAACGTGGATCACCGACCCACGACAAAGCTCAATTATGTCCTCGTACCATGCCCTTTCTTCCAGTGGGGCATCGATATCGTAGGGCCCTTTCCAAAATCTAAGAACCAGTGCCAATATATAGTGGTAGAGGTGGATTATGCTACGAAATGGGTTAAAGCGAAACCACTTTCAAAGATCAGAGAGAAGGAAATGATTGAATTTTTCATGGAATATGTGGTATTTCGCTTTGGAGTTCCGCGAATCCTAGTTTCAAATAATGGCATAGTTTGTGGGGGCTCAATTTGA
- the LOC141718392 gene encoding uncharacterized protein LOC141718392: MKPGRPPSSRYGEYHEDTGHTTEQYFQLSNLIEGKIRRGQLVHYVQHDDEPSRHHRGEDDRVIDVIFGGIAAGGLSHNSRKLFAREVFNVNPSVTKRPRANPSPVISFSDDDYRPGLIEGHQDALVITTRVGNNTVKKMLVDNGSFVDVLYHHAFSRMDIGDRRLENSRTPLYGFTSNEVHVVGTIDMPVLFGSPPCQIWKMVKFYVISASSSFNAILGRTTITALRAITSISHLKIKFPTDFSVGEMIGDQVTARQWYLTTVSPRKNVDEELDVNQVLDIDPRDLMEPPTSNSCSPVEETEEIEVIEGNPEKTTRLDKNLPD, from the coding sequence ATGAAACCAGGAAGACCCCCGAGCTCCAGATATGGTGAATATCATGAGGATACTGGCCATACAACAGAGCAATATTTTCAGCTTAGCAATCTCATTGAAGGAAAAATTCGTCGAGGACAACTAGTCCACTATGTGCAACACGATGATGAACCCAGTCGTCACCATCGAGGCGAGGACGATCGTGTAATCGACGTTATTTTTGGCGGTATAGCCGCCGGGGGCCTCTCCCACAATTCTCGCAAGCTTTTTGCTCGAGAAGTTTTTAATGTCAATCCCTCGGTAACTAAACGCCCTCGAGCGAATCCCTCCCCAGTCATCTCTTTCTCCGATGATGATTACCGCCCCGGTCTCATCGAAGGCCATCAGGATGCTCTTGTCATCACAACGCGTGTGGGAAACAACACGGTTAAGAAAATGTTGGTTGATAATGGTAGCTTCGTCGATGTGTTATATCATCATGCTTTTTCCCGAATGGACATAGGAGATCGAAGACTCGAGAACTCCCGAACCCCGTTATACGGGTTTACAAGCAATGAGGTTCATGTGGTAGGAACCATCGACATGCCAGTGCTTTTTGGTTCTCCACCCTGTCAGATTTGGAAAATGGTCAAATTCTACGTGATTAGTGCTTCCTCAAGTTTCAATGCCATATTGGGGCGAACAACGATTACTGCACTCCGAGCTATAACATCTATCTCCCacttaaaaataaaatttcccaCAGATTTCAGCGTGGGAGAGATGATTGGTGATCAAGTAACAGCAAGACAATGGTACTTAACCACTGTGTCTCCAAGAAAAAATGTTGACGAAGAGTTAGATGTTAATCAGGTGCTTGACATCGACCCCAGGGACCTTATGGAACCACCCACTAGCAATTCTTGCTCTCCCGTCGAAGAAACTGAAGAAATAGAAGTGATCGAAGGAAATCCTGAGAAAACTACAAGGCTTGACAAGAATCTCCCTGATTAA